The Ipomoea triloba cultivar NCNSP0323 chromosome 14, ASM357664v1 region ctaATCATATTTTGCAGTATGGTTTTATTGCTTGGATGCTAAGCACTTGTGTTGGTTTGCTTCTTTCATTCCTAAGGTAAAACCCTGACAATTTTTTGAATTcagcattttatttatttttataaagcaAATGATAATACATATCCATTCCTAATTATACACTCAAAAACATGATAAAAAAGAGAACTCTTGTGGCAAAAGGTTGTCTTTTACAACCATTATTATCTAtcttataaattgggcaaataaaaaataaaacagtacACACAAGATGATGTGTCCCTCTTTGGGATCGGTTATCATTgacaatcactttgatatctGTCTGACATGCTATGagattttccttatttttttgcttaattttgACACACCAAGAACCATGCCAATGTGCTGGTGACCCATTTTTGATATGTTTTTGAGTTGCATAACATAAAAATAATCAAGAgaattttatgtttgaattatCAGTGTTGGCCTATTTCTGTGGGTTCAACTGTTGTCATTTGGCTCTAGTGGGAAGTACTACCCATAAAAGGCCTAAATGACTCTGACTTGCCACTGTTTTAAAGCCATCCCAGTGTTGTTCTATGTTCTAAGACCTGTAGTGTTTATGATGCTTGTTTTTGCTTTGATTGACAAATTGAGAAATGATATTTGTTTTAAACTAAGATTGGACCAAATCACACTAAAAGActaaatccaatcaattaactaatctaactcatgaccttataaacccatgtgttctctcttattttttcaatgtgggactcttaacaataTTAAATCCTCtgtttattatatattcattatttatttattttgcaaatGTTGTTGTGATTTGATACCACTGTTTCATTCCTTTTGTTGTCTCGTTTCCTTGAATTGTTTGATTGATTTATCTTTTGAATGAATTGTATCATGCATTTCATCTACAGTAAATCATCAGTACTTCTGGGATTGTCTTTGATGGTGCCCCTAATGGTAGCATGCTTGTCTTTTGCAATTCCAATATGGATTCGTAATGGTTATCAGTTTTGGGTGTCAAGAGTTGAGAATGAAGGTGGTGCGGGAAATCATCAAACTCTGGGGGTGAAAGAGGTAAAAATCGGTACCTTCTCTACTCTGTATTAGTGCATGGTAATATATAGTTTTTCAGTTCAAGAAATGGATTTGCTAACCATTTAAATTGCTCTATTGGTGGTTGATATGAGGAGGCTCTTCTAGAAGTGTGTGTGTACATTAGTATTCTCTCCATTTTCGGAAGAATCTTCTCCCATTCTTATGTGTGCCATGTGGATACTAAGCATAATTAAGTATAACTTGTCAAAACCAGAAGTATAACATTAATTCTACTCCTCTctttctctatctctctctttttAATAATCTGTGGATACAGTTACATTTGGAGTTCAATAAAATACAGACTCATCTTTTGTCATTGTTATTACTAACTAATGATTGaaaaaattgattgaatttatttttcagggCATTCTTCTATTTGCGCTCATGTCCTTTTTTGCTGGATCTGTTGTAGCTCTTGGAGCAATAGTGTCTGCAAAACCATTAGATGATTTAGGGTACAGGGGTTTAACTGGTGATCAGAATGGTGTCACCTCTCCCTATGCATCATCTGTTTACATTGGTTGGGCAATGGCATCTGCAATTGCTTTGTTAGTTAGTGGCTTGCTGCCCATCATATCATGGTTTGCAACCTACCGGTTTTCTCTCTCATCTGGTATTTCTATTGGTATTTTTGCAGGTAATTTTTTCCTCTTCACTTTCATTAGTAACTAATGGTCATTACTTTACTAGCATAAAATGTttacattattttctttattattagtttatctTTAGTACTACTAAAGTTCATTTATACTTCATTTGTTTGTAGCTGTTCTTGTGGCATTCTGTGGTGCTTCCTATTTGAAAGTTGTGAGCTCTAGGATTGACCAGGTCCCAACACAGGAGGATTTCCTTGCTGCGTTGCTTCCTTTGATATGCATTCCAGCAGTCCTGTCACTTTCTTCTGGTTTATTCAAATGGTAATGTTGTTTTTCATGACTTTgatcattaaaattctaattggggtctttgttttgtttacacTTTCAAACTACCTATATTGAAGATACTTGTTCATATTTATCCAGAATAACACTATTGAAAACAATTTCAGGAAAGATGATAACTGGAAACTTTCTCGAGGTGCTTATATATTCATTACTATTGGTCTTCTGCTTTTGCTTGGTGCTATTTCGGCCATTATTGTTACAGTTCATCCATGGACAGTAAGTGAATATTACTTATTGGTATAGCTCTTATTGGTATAACTCTTATTGTGGCTATCTGATATGAGTGTCAATTTATATTATGACAGATAGGAGCAGCATTCCTTTTAgttctccttctccttgttCTAGCAATTGGTGTAATTCACTATTGGGCTTCAAATAATTTCTATCTGACAAGGGTGCAGATGCTTGTTGTTTGTTTCCTAGCATTTCTTCTGGCTTTGGCAGCCTTTCTTGTAGGAAGGTTTCAAGGTGATTCGACACTCTTATCTGCCATTCATGATGATTTGATTCACCATTGGGCTTAGATAAAAGGCCAATACCAAATTTTCTGCTTCATAATGGTATTTATTCCATTTCTGTTTCAGACAAGGCTTTTGTTGGCGCATCTGTTGGttacttttcatttcttttccttCTGGCTGGAAGGGCATTGACTGTAAGTTACTGTTTCTTGCAATAGTAAATTAAGGCTTTTGTTGGTGCATCTGTTTTTTTATCAGGTCTCTTCCGTAGATGGATGCACTTACTATTTGCTTTCAGATTTTGCTTCTCTTCTATATATCAGTAATTTATTCTCTGCCTTCTGTAGGTGCTCCTTTCACCTCCTATAGTAGTCTATTCCCCAAGGGTGTTGCCTGTGTATGTGTATGATGCTCATGCAGATTGTGGGAAAAACGTCAGGTTTTGTGACTTCGTCAAACTTTCCTCTGCTTGTCCAAGTTTTTGagattcacttgttgtttttgaatatttaatttgttatctggatattgttgttattattattattattattattattattattactattattattttatttatttatttatgattcttCAAGTACTTgatgatttattatattttcgttCCACAGTGCTGCATTTCTTGTGCTTTATGGCATTGCATTAGCGACTGAAGGATGGGGTGTAGTTGCTAGTTTGAAGATCTATCCACCTTTTGCTGGAGCTGCTGTTTCAGCAATTACACTTGTTGTAGCCTTTGGATTTGCTGTCTCTCGCCCATGTTTGACTCTTGAGGTTTTACCATTTATGATATTTCTGAGTTAGCTATTGAAGATTTgcctttctttcttttatttgtataaaaaatcgTTTTTCGAATCTTGACTAAAATAATCTTGTTGCCCTTTGAGacaacattttaattgtttatttttgaGCTTGTTGCAACTCTTTTACTTGTGGCTTACTACATTGTCTGAAACCCCAGATGGTAGAAGATGCTGTTCACTTTCTTAGTAAGGAAACTGTAGTTCAAGCAATTGCTCGATCTGCCACCAAGGTGCGAGTACTTCTGTTAGCAGTTTTTATCTTGTGATGGATTCTTTATAATCAAGCAGTGCTACTTTTTTCTCCTTTCTTTTGGTGAAGAAAAATGCGGCATCTTTTTAGATagtgaaaaaagaagaagaaatcatgcTCCTGCATGTCATTAttctaatctaaaattgttTCCTATTCAGACCAGAAACGCTTTAGCCGGAACGTACTCTGCGCCACAGAGGTCTGCCAGCTCAGCTGCTCTTTTAGTTGGGGATCCTACCATAATCAGAGATAAAGGAGGAAATTTTGTACTTCCTAGGGCAGATGTCATGAAATTAAGAGACCGTTTGAGAAATGAAGAACTAGCTGCTGGATCATTTTTCTCTAGACTGAGAAATAGAACACTGCTACATGAAGCTACCAGTGATGTAGGCCACAGAAGAGAAATGTGTGCGCATGCCCGAATACTAGCTTTGGAAGAAGCAATTGACACCGAATGGGTTTACATGTGGGATAAGTTTGGTGGTTATTTACTTCTTTTGCTTGGTTTGACTGCTAAAGCTGAACGAGTACAGGTAGTAATGTTTCAGCTTTCTTTCCTACAGCTCAAGCATTTATGTTTTCCTGCTAACCTTCTGCTTTTACAGGATGAGGTTCGTTTGAGACTTTTCCTTGACAGCATAGGATTTTCAGATCTTAGTGCTAAGGATATCAAAAAGTGGGTACCAGAAGAACGTAGGCGGTTTGAACTTGTACAAGAGAGGTATATAAGTTCCTCTCAAGCTATTAGTGTACTACTCTTCCTCTATCAACAGTGAGATTATTTCTTAAGTTTTGTATACCTATGCTTGTAGTTATATAAGAGAGAAAGAGATGGAAGAGGAAATCTTGATGCAGAGGCGCGAAGAGGAAGGAAGGGGTAAAGAAAGGAGGAAAGCTCTTCTGGAGAAGGAAGAACGCAAATGGAAAGAAATAGAGGCTTCACTTATATCTTCTATCCCAAATGCTGGCAACAGAGAAGCAGCAGCATTGGCAGCTGCTGTTCGTGCAGTTGGAGGTGATTCTGTTCTTGATGATTCTTTTGCTCGTGAGAGAGTTTCAAGCATTGCACGTCGTATACGTGCAGCTCAGTTATCTCGTCGAGCACTACAGGTTGTCATAATCTCCTCATTAATTGCTGTCTGTGAAAGCCTCAAAGATGATCTTAGTGCAATGCGtttagctttatatatatatatatatatatatatatatNtatatatatatatatatatatatatatattcccttcCGAGCATTCTTTTAATGCAATTATAGTACATTACTCTTAATTCTGAAACCACATATCTATATCTGTTGGTATCCTCCCTTCTGGATTTGATATGCTAAAGATATAGTTTCAATTTTTCATGTCAGAAAGTGCCTGTGATTTATACTATAGATTGTCATTTATTGCATGCCTTctgaatttcatttttgttgcaGACTGGACTTAGTGGTGCTGTATGTATTCTTGATGATGAACCAACTACTAGCGGCAGACACTGTGGCCCTATTGATCTCAGTGTCTGTCACAGtcaaaaaattagcatttctatTGCCGTTATGGTGCAGCTGGAGTCTGGACCAGTTTGTCTATTGGGTTCTGAATTGCAGAAGAAAATATGTTGGGAGTTTCTTGTTGCTGGATCTGAGCAAGGCATTGAAGCTGGACAAGTTGGGCTTAGATTAATTACCAAGGGTGATAGACAAACAACAGTTTCAAAGGAGTGGAGTATAGGTGCCAGTAATATTGCTGATGGGAGGtttgttttccttttgttttcaGTTTGCCTGTGGAATGAGCTTGCAGTGGCTAACTATTTCTAAATCTCCTAAATTTGTTTAGAATCTGCCAATGTTTGGCATTTACTTCGTAATTTCATGATCTCATAATCTTTTCTTAGCTGGGAGTTTATTAAGTATTTCCTGATTAGCAAACAAATTCGCTTTGCAGGTGGCATATCGTTACAATGACTGTAGATGCTGATTTAGGTGAGGTGACTTGCTTTCTAGACGGTAATTATGATGGCTATCAGACAGGGCTCCCGCTGCATGTCGGTAGTTGCATATGGGAGCAAGGGACAGAAGTCTGGGTGGGCATAAGGCCACCTATTGATGTTGATGCATTTGGGAGATCAGATAGTGAAGCAGCTGATTCCAAGATGCAGATAATGGATGTGTTTCTTTGGGGAAGGTGCTTAACTGAAGATGAGATTGCCACTCTCCCAGGTGCAATGGGTTCTGCGGAGTATAACATGATCAATCTACCTGATGATAATTGGCAATGGGCAGAATCTCCAACTAGGGTTTGTATTCTATATCTAAGAACTTCCAATTATAGGGTCATTTCCATCTATAAGAATAGTTGTGGCTATAATGATTTATAACACTGCCTGCTTTTTCCAATTTCCATTCTCCTTGTCATCCATCTTATTGGACCTTCTCCCTGCtgctatttttaaaaatctttttattACCTCTACTTGTTAAAAATTGTCCGCCACTCCTTACCATATTGGGATGTCCAACAAAATAAATTCATAGGTTCATTATCCAAAGTAtcctttaaataaaattttgaaataaaaagttattttattGTAAATACATTTAATGTGGGCAAATTTGGAAATGTATCCCTTGGTCAATGCATTGAGTACTCTCCTAAATTTGTGTGTCCTGCCAAAGAGACGATTATTTTTGGATGGAGGGAATATTTCTAACACCCATTCCTTTCTCTTTTTTGTCCATCTTCTTGGATCTTCTCCTCACTGCAAGTTTATGTTTTCTCATCTAGGTGGATGACTGGGAGAGTGATCCTGCAGATGTCGATCTTTATGACAGAGATGATGTAGACTGGGATGGACAATATTCAAGTGGGAGGAGGAGAAGATCAGAACGGGATGGTGTGGTATTAGATGTTGATTCTTTTACTCGGAGGTTGAGGAAACCTTCGATGGAGACACAGGAAGAAATGAATCAACGCATGCTCTCGGTTGAAATGGCTGTGAAGGAGGCTCTATTGGCAAGAGGAGAATCCCAATTCACGGATCAAGAATTTCCTCCAAGTGACCGCTCATTGTTTGTCGATCCAGATAACCCTCCTTCAAAGTTGCAGGTGAGTTTCCTTGGCATCTATCTGCTCTGGATTTTGTTTTGGCTCAATTTTCACTTCTAGAGTGATATATTTATGTAATACCTGCTGCAAGCACTCACAATAAGTTTGCTTGAAGGTGGTTGCTGCATGGATGAGACCCATTGAAATAGTCCGAGAGAAACGTCTTGTTTCTAGCCCGTGCATGTTTTCTGGAGCAGCAAATTCTTCAGATGTTTGCCAGGTTTTGCATTCTCTGATAAGTCAATGATTTTATTAAAGAAATGGGatgctaaaaaataaatttaaaagctAGAGTACCAAACTAATCAACAATCATGCTGTCCTATCTCTGTCCAAACATCTCTCTTTGGCTTTTCCCCTTTGGAGACAATTTGCTTATGTgtatgtgggtgtgtgtgtttGTGATCATTGTCACTATGCATTTGTCAGGGTCGATTGGGTGATTGTTGGTTCCTGAGTGCTGTTGCTGTGTTAACGGAGGTTTCACAAATATCAGAAGTCATAATTACACCCGAATACAATGAGGAAGGAATCTATACAGTTCGGTTCTGTATCCAGGTGAGTCAtcatacatatttaaaatttatgaatcTATACATTAAATCAGTACAAGTTTCCCCTCAATTAGTTGGCTACATCACGTTATCACTTCTTTAAAGAAATGTCAATATTCAAAACATTATGTCTCAAGTTTGACTCAATTTTGCTGAAGTGCTGCTCTGAAATCACCAGCTTTTCACTTTAAAGTCAGTGTTATCTTGAAACtctgtttaatttttattttatttttctttgaaatgtataaatattttcttactcTGCCTCAAAATTTTGTGATATCTTTTGGCAGTGAATGATGTCGGTTCATGTCTGGTGTGAATGAATGACGTCGGTTCATTTCAAATGTATTTCTTATCACCAAGTTCCTCAATTAATCATATACTAAAAACATCATCTCTTTGTGGATTCAAGCCTGAATTTTCTTGGTCACCCATAAATGTTGCTTAGACCAAAGTCATGCTTCTGGATAAGTTTGCAAATTACAGTGTTATAGCCTATAGGTTGCCAGTTGTAAATATGTTCAAGCATGTTCTCATGGGTACTCCTCTTTGACATCCCAACTAATGCTCTAAGCAAATGAACACGAGATACTTCATCCTTGATCTAATGGTTTACGTGACttgtgataattttttttttttgaagagctTCTATTTAGCTAAATTATCTGCTTAATGCTTTTGGCTTTGTTGATTCAGGGGGAATGGGTTcctgttgttgttgatgattggATTCCTTGTGAGTCACCTGGTAAACCTGCATTTGCCACCAGCAGAAAGGGAAATGAGCTATGGGTCTCTATATTGGAGAAAGCTTATGCTAAGCTTCATGGTTCGTATGAGGCATTAGAAGGTGGACTTGTTCAAGATGCTCTTGTGGATCTCACTGGAGGTGCTGGTGAGGAAATTGACATGAGAAGTGCGGAAGCACAGATTGATCTTGCAAGTGGAAGATTATGGTCTCAATTGTTACGCTTCAAACAAGAGGGTTTCCTACTTGGTGCCGGTAGCCCTTCGGGTTCAGATGTGCATATTTCTTCAAGTGGTATTGTTCAAGGGCATGCCTATTCAATATTACAGGTATATCAATTATAATCATTAGATAACACACACGTTATAATTACTGTAATACGAACTAAAATATTGACCGGTCCAGTAGATAGAGCATGTTTTGATATAATGTATTGTATAAAGAATACAAGGGAGCTTAGTGTTTATAGGATTATTCAGATAATTGAAAAGACTTTTAGCTAAGTCTCCTAGAGAAGaatctctgtctctctctctctctacatatatatatatatacacacacacacacacacacactactcTCTTTCTTGACACTACCCAGGTGGAGCATATTCAACTCGCACAAAAGcaatacatttaatatattcaaATTAGTAGTTGAGAAACTATGGAAAATACTTCGTACTCCCCCTCTCTTGAAACATGGGAAGTTCCACTGCTCTTGACAATGACTCAACAAGCCCATTGTGCCAACACAATCCTATCTCCATCACCTACCATAGACCAACATTTAACACTTATGGATCACTCTCACAAAGCATTCATGCATCACCACAGCATAGTCTCTGCTTAGAAC contains the following coding sequences:
- the LOC116004660 gene encoding calpain-type cysteine protease DEK1 — translated: MEGNEHELMLACVVPGTLFSVLGSASFAILWAVNWRPWRIYSWIFARKWPELLQGPQLGIICSFISLVAWLIVISPIVVLIMWGSWLIIILGRDIIGLAVIMAGIALLLAFYSIMLWWRTQWQSSRAVAVLLLLAVGLLCAYELCAVYVTAGVSASERYSPSGFFFGVSAIALAINMLFICRMVFNGNGLDVDEYVRRAYKFAYSDCIEVGPIACLQEPPDPNELYPRQTRRALHLGLLYLGSLLVLLVYSILYGLTAKESHWLGAITSAAIIILDWNIGACLYGFQLLKNRVVALFVAGASRVFLICFGVHYWYLGHCTSYAVVATVLLGAAVSRHLSATDPSVARRDALQGTVIRLREGFRRKDQNSSASSSEGCGSSVKRSSSADAGHLGNTTVPCTGDVSSWNNIEGVNSDKSMDSGRPSLALRSSSCRSVVQEPEVGSSFVDKNFDHNSLLVCSSSGMESQGCESSASTSANQQILDLNLAFAFQEKLNDPRITSMLKRKARQGDLELTSLLQDKGLDPNFAVMLKENGLDPMILALLQRSSLDADRDHRDNTNVTVIDSNSVDHVLPNQISFSEELRLQGLGNWLQFCRIILHHIVGTPERAWLLFSLVFILETVIVGVFRPKTIKLINATHQQFEFGIVVLLLSPVICSILAFLRSLQAEELAMTSKSRKYGFIAWMLSTCVGLLLSFLSKSSVLLGLSLMVPLMVACLSFAIPIWIRNGYQFWVSRVENEGGAGNHQTLGVKEGILLFALMSFFAGSVVALGAIVSAKPLDDLGYRGLTGDQNGVTSPYASSVYIGWAMASAIALLVSGLLPIISWFATYRFSLSSGISIGIFAAVLVAFCGASYLKVVSSRIDQVPTQEDFLAALLPLICIPAVLSLSSGLFKWKDDNWKLSRGAYIFITIGLLLLLGAISAIIVTVHPWTIGAAFLLVLLLLVLAIGVIHYWASNNFYLTRVQMLVVCFLAFLLALAAFLVGRFQDKAFVGASVGYFSFLFLLAGRALTVLLSPPIVVYSPRVLPVYVYDAHADCGKNVSAAFLVLYGIALATEGWGVVASLKIYPPFAGAAVSAITLVVAFGFAVSRPCLTLEMVEDAVHFLSKETVVQAIARSATKTRNALAGTYSAPQRSASSAALLVGDPTIIRDKGGNFVLPRADVMKLRDRLRNEELAAGSFFSRLRNRTLLHEATSDVGHRREMCAHARILALEEAIDTEWVYMWDKFGGYLLLLLGLTAKAERVQDEVRLRLFLDSIGFSDLSAKDIKKWVPEERRRFELVQESYIREKEMEEEILMQRREEEGRGKERRKALLEKEERKWKEIEASLISSIPNAGNREAAALAAAVRAVGGDSVLDDSFARERVSSIARRIRAAQLSRRALQTGLSGAVCILDDEPTTSGRHCGPIDLSVCHSQKISISIAVMVQLESGPVCLLGSELQKKICWEFLVAGSEQGIEAGQVGLRLITKGDRQTTVSKEWSIGASNIADGRWHIVTMTVDADLGEVTCFLDGNYDGYQTGLPLHVGSCIWEQGTEVWVGIRPPIDVDAFGRSDSEAADSKMQIMDVFLWGRCLTEDEIATLPGAMGSAEYNMINLPDDNWQWAESPTRVDDWESDPADVDLYDRDDVDWDGQYSSGRRRRSERDGVVLDVDSFTRRLRKPSMETQEEMNQRMLSVEMAVKEALLARGESQFTDQEFPPSDRSLFVDPDNPPSKLQVVAAWMRPIEIVREKRLVSSPCMFSGAANSSDVCQGRLGDCWFLSAVAVLTEVSQISEVIITPEYNEEGIYTVRFCIQGEWVPVVVDDWIPCESPGKPAFATSRKGNELWVSILEKAYAKLHGSYEALEGGLVQDALVDLTGGAGEEIDMRSAEAQIDLASGRLWSQLLRFKQEGFLLGAGSPSGSDVHISSSGIVQGHAYSILQVREVDGHKLVQIRNPWANEVEWNGPWSDSSPEWTDRMKHKLKHVPQAKDGIFWMSWQDFQIHFRSIYVCRVYPPEMRYSVHGQWRGYSAGGCQDYDTWHQNPQFRLRARGADASLPIHVFITLTQGVSFSRTTAGFRNFQSSHDSLMFYIGMRILKTRGRRAAYNIYLHESVGGTDYVNSREISCEMVLDPDPKGYTIVPTTIHPGEEAPFVLSVFTKASVTLEAL